In Betta splendens chromosome 22, fBetSpl5.4, whole genome shotgun sequence, the following proteins share a genomic window:
- the msrab gene encoding mitochondrial peptide methionine sulfoxide reductase gives IVLMRRHATNGNPTVEPFPKDMENIMFGMGGFWGAERRFWRLPGVFSTQVGYAGGFNPNPTYLEVCTGLTGHPEVEGVVFSPLDISLEELLQRYHTR, from the exons ATTGTGTTGATGCGACGTCATGCGACCAATGGGAATCCCACTGTGGAGCCTTTTCCGAAAGACATGGAGAACATTATGTTT GGTATGGGAGGTTTCTGGGGAGCTGAGAGGCGTTTCTGGCGGCTTCCAGGGGTCTTCTCCACCCAGGTGGGCTACGCTGGCGGCTTTAACCCCAACCCCACATACCTCGAGGTCTGCACAG GTCTGACGGGTCACCCTGAGGTGGAGGGGGTGGTCTTTTCCCCTCTGGACATCAGCCtcgaggagctgctccagcgcTACCACACAAGGTAG